The following coding sequences are from one Niveibacterium umoris window:
- a CDS encoding DUF6484 domain-containing protein, translated as MQSRRPIARQDAELSQTTPLSGWITGVGGDGRLHVDFAGNAYGPLPARSVVDLSAGDLSPAGEPTPVLLAFDRGDPKLPIIMGVLRDAVLCSKPHRNASPNDLTVGDHLQFSARQDITLRCGEATITLQADGRIVIKGSRLISRASESNRIRGASVAIN; from the coding sequence TTGCAATCCCGTCGGCCGATCGCAAGGCAGGACGCAGAGCTTTCGCAAACGACGCCGCTTTCCGGCTGGATTACCGGTGTCGGCGGCGATGGTCGCTTGCACGTCGATTTTGCCGGTAACGCGTACGGGCCCCTGCCCGCGCGCAGCGTCGTCGATCTGAGCGCCGGTGATCTTTCGCCCGCGGGCGAACCCACGCCGGTACTGCTGGCGTTTGACCGCGGCGACCCCAAACTACCCATCATCATGGGAGTTCTGCGTGACGCCGTGCTGTGCTCGAAGCCTCACAGAAACGCGTCGCCCAATGACCTCACCGTCGGCGATCACTTGCAGTTCAGCGCGCGGCAAGACATCACCCTGCGCTGCGGCGAGGCAACGATCACCCTGCAGGCGGACGGGCGCATCGTCATCAAGGGCTCACGCCTGATTTCCCGCGCCTCCGAATCCAATCGTATTCGCGGCGCCTCGGTCGCGATCAACTGA
- a CDS encoding DUF4150 domain-containing protein, protein MPVTVGVNFLSVVHKDSNGITMAFPDVCQTPSPAGPIPIPYPNIAKSSDAAQGAETVKCDGNPTCVKDSNFSMSTGDEAGSAGGGVASGKIKGKAEFVLFSFDVKFEGKNVARATDLMLHNDKNTPPFPVIQGPVVALGDDKGVCMYCGKPL, encoded by the coding sequence ATGCCGGTTACGGTCGGAGTCAATTTCCTGTCGGTGGTGCACAAGGACAGCAATGGCATCACGATGGCCTTCCCCGACGTCTGCCAGACGCCCAGCCCGGCCGGCCCGATTCCGATTCCCTACCCGAACATCGCCAAGTCGTCCGACGCCGCGCAGGGGGCCGAAACCGTCAAGTGCGACGGCAATCCCACCTGTGTGAAGGATTCCAACTTCTCGATGAGTACCGGCGACGAAGCCGGAAGCGCAGGCGGCGGTGTGGCCTCCGGCAAGATCAAGGGGAAGGCCGAATTCGTGCTGTTTTCGTTCGACGTCAAATTCGAAGGCAAGAACGTCGCCCGGGCGACGGACCTGATGCTGCACAACGACAAGAACACGCCACCATTCCCGGTGATTCAGGGGCCGGTCGTCGCGCTCGGCGACGACAAGGGCGTTTGCATGTATTGCGGAAAGCCGCTCTGA